In Erpetoichthys calabaricus chromosome 2, fErpCal1.3, whole genome shotgun sequence, a genomic segment contains:
- the LOC114645451 gene encoding phospholipid scramblase 1-like: MAAAIQHPEGGTVLATVDPPVLSVKRLFLNIESNNRYLIKNNLGQKIYYAAEDSKCCSLLFCGSHRCFVIHITDNFGQIIMDILRPLRCSKCCFPCCLQELEVQAPPGTPVGYVVQNWHPYLPKFTIQNERREPVLKMAGPCVLFCFSDIDFKVTSLDETMLVGKIKKQWGGFIKEAFTDVDNYEIQFPKDLDVKIKAVLIGACFLIDFMFFEERPSPER; the protein is encoded by the exons aTGGCGGCTGCCATCCAGCATCCTGAGGGAGGAACTGTTCTGGCCACGGTTGATCCCCCggtcctctcagtgaagaggc TATTTTTAAACATAGAGTCCAACAACAGGTATTTGATTAAAAACAACCTCGGCCAGAAAATATATTATGCAGCTGAAGACAGCAAATGCTGCAGCCTGCTCTTCTGTGGATCTCATCGTTGTTTTGTTATACACATTACGGACAACTTTGGTCAAATAATAATGGACATTTTAAGGCCTTTACGATGTTCAAAGTGTTGCTTCCCTTGTTGTCTTCAAGAG CTGGAAGTACAAGCTCCACCAGGCACTCCAGTGGGATACGTCGTTCAAAACTGGCACCCATACTTGCCTAAATTCACAATTCAGAATGAAAGGCGAGAACCTGTATTGAAAATGGCAGGtccatgtgttttattttgtttttccgaTATTGATTTTAAG GTGACATCTCTTGATGAAACTATGCTTGttggaaaaatcaaaaagcagTGGGGTGGATTTATAAAAGAAGCTTTCACTGATGTGGACAATTATGAAATACAGTTTCCAAAAGACCTGGATGTGAAAATAAAAGCTGTATTGATTGGTGCTTGTTTCTTAATT GATTTTATGTTCTTTGAAGAAAGACCTAGCCCAGAAAGATAG